A window from Musa acuminata AAA Group cultivar baxijiao chromosome BXJ3-10, Cavendish_Baxijiao_AAA, whole genome shotgun sequence encodes these proteins:
- the LOC104000135 gene encoding uncharacterized protein LOC104000135 isoform X2: MARFLKPLPLLRRSFLSVPGSHPSAFDENLLRLLRNEISYLSAYLRPRPPPQRFRSFSIEDRPGEQWIRLRSKHGDEDVKVDVTMFDGAAPVPSAPIAEKVKALERGPRLHISLIVEVSRGEASDSDSVLELICSAWPDSLVVETLFPLHRKEFGEGGAEAGDLVSGGAGGGRRSRGVLA; this comes from the exons ATGGCTCGCTTCCTTAAACCCTTACCCCTTCTTCGCCGCTCCTTCCTTTCCGTTCCCGGCAGCCACCCCTCCGCCTTCGACGAGAACCTCCTCCGCCTCCTACGCAACGAGATCTCCTACCTCTCCGCCTACCTCCGCCCTCGCCCG CCGCCGCAGCGCTTCAGGTCGTTCTCCATCGAGGACCGCCCCGGCGAGCAGTGGATCCGCCTCCGGAGCAAGCACGGTGATGAGGACGTCAAGGTCGACGTCACCATGTTCGACGGCGCCGCGCCCGTCCCCTCCGCTCCGATCGCCGAGAAGGTGAAGGCTTTGGAGCGTGGTCCCCGCCTCCACATCAGCCTCATCGTTGAGGTCTCCCGGGGCGAGGCCTCCGACTCCGACTCCGTCCTCGAACTCATCTGCTCCGCTTGGCCCGATTCGCTCGTCGTTGAGACGCTCTTCCCTCTGCACCGGAAG GAATTTGGAGAAGGAGGTGCGGAGGCAGGTGATCTCGTATCTGGAGGAGCGGGGGGTGGACGACGATCTCGCGGAGTTCTTGCATGA
- the LOC135651583 gene encoding aquaporin PIP1-2-like: MEGKEEDVRLGANKFTERQPIGTAAQSQDKDYKEPPPAPLFEPGELSSWSFYRAGIAEFMATFLFLYITILTVMGVVKSSTKCSTVGIQGIAWAFGGMIFALVYCTAGISGGHINPAVTFGLFLAINPAVTFGLFLARKLSLTRALFYMVMQCLGAICGAGVVKGFQKGLYENNGGGANVVAPGYTKGDGLGAEIVVTFILVYTVFSATDAKRSARDSHVPILAPLPIGFAVFLVHLATIPITGTGINPARSLGAAIIYNKGHAWDDHWIFWVGPFIGAALAALYHQVVIRAIPFKSRS, from the exons atggAGGGGAAAGAGGAGGATGTGAGGCTTGGAGCAAACAAGTTCACGGAGCGGCAGCCGATAGGGACAGCCGCGCAGAGCCAGGACAAGGACTACAAGGAGCCACCACCGGCTCCACTGTTTGAGCCAGGCGAGCTCAGCTCCTGGTCCTTCTACAGGGCTGGGATCGCGGAGTTCATGgccaccttcctcttcctctacatCACCATCCTCACCGTCATGGGGGTGGTCAAGTCCAGCACCAAGTGCTCGACCGTGGGTATCCAGGGTATCGCCTGGGCCTTTGGCGGCATGATCTTTGCCCTGGTCTACTGCACCGCTGGGATCTCAG GTGGTCATATCAACCCGGCGGTGACCTTCGGGTTGTTCCTGGC TATCAACCCGGCGGTGACCTTCGGGTTGTTCCTGGCGAGGAAGCTTTCCCTCACCAGGGCTCTGTTCTACATGGTGATGCAGTGCCTGGGTGCCATCTGCGGGGCTGGTGTGGTCAAGGGGTTCCAAAAGGGGCTCTATGAGAACAACGGTGGTGGGGCAAACGTGGTGGCTCCTGGCTACACCAAGGGTGATGGCTTGGGTGCTGAGATCGTGGTCACCTTCATCCTCGTCTACACTGTCTTCTCTGCCACTGATGCCAAGAGGAGTGCTCGGGACTCTCATGTGCCT ATCCTTGCTCCGCTGCCTATTGGCTTTGCAGTGTTCCTGGTTCACCTGGCTACCATCCCCATCACTGGCACAGGTATCAATCCTGCCAGGAGTCTTGGAGCTGCAATCATCTACAACAAGGGCCATGCTTGGGATGACCAT TGGATATTCTGGGTTGGGCCATTCATTGGAGCTGCTCTTGCTGCCTTGTACCACCAGGTAGTCATCAGGGCAATCCCATTCAAGAGCAGGTCATGA
- the LOC104000135 gene encoding uncharacterized protein LOC104000135 isoform X1, with translation MARFLKPLPLLRRSFLSVPGSHPSAFDENLLRLLRNEISYLSAYLRPRPPPQRFRSFSIEDRPGEQWIRLRSKHGDEDVKVDVTMFDGAAPVPSAPIAEKVKALERGPRLHISLIVEVSRGEASDSDSVLELICSAWPDSLVVETLFPLHRKVAVFRPYFGRNFKNLEKEVRRQVISYLEERGVDDDLAEFLHEYMTNKDKVELLRWLRIVESYVLK, from the exons ATGGCTCGCTTCCTTAAACCCTTACCCCTTCTTCGCCGCTCCTTCCTTTCCGTTCCCGGCAGCCACCCCTCCGCCTTCGACGAGAACCTCCTCCGCCTCCTACGCAACGAGATCTCCTACCTCTCCGCCTACCTCCGCCCTCGCCCG CCGCCGCAGCGCTTCAGGTCGTTCTCCATCGAGGACCGCCCCGGCGAGCAGTGGATCCGCCTCCGGAGCAAGCACGGTGATGAGGACGTCAAGGTCGACGTCACCATGTTCGACGGCGCCGCGCCCGTCCCCTCCGCTCCGATCGCCGAGAAGGTGAAGGCTTTGGAGCGTGGTCCCCGCCTCCACATCAGCCTCATCGTTGAGGTCTCCCGGGGCGAGGCCTCCGACTCCGACTCCGTCCTCGAACTCATCTGCTCCGCTTGGCCCGATTCGCTCGTCGTTGAGACGCTCTTCCCTCTGCACCGGAAGGTCGCTGTCTTTCGCCCATACTTTGGTCGCAACTTCAA GAATTTGGAGAAGGAGGTGCGGAGGCAGGTGATCTCGTATCTGGAGGAGCGGGGGGTGGACGACGATCTCGCGGAGTTCTTGCATGAGTATATGACCAACAAGGACAAAGTGGAGCTCCTTCGATGGTTGAGGATCGTCGAGTCTTATGTCCTGAAGTAG